The genomic window CCTCCTCCTCCCGGAGGGGATCCCCTACCAGGGGCTGGCCTTGCAGGTGCTGTACTATACCCTGCTCGGATTCCTCGTTCAGGTGGCGGTCTATCGCGTGCGGCGCTACCGGCTGACGCGCACGGCGTGGCGCGGCGTGCGCTTCGGACTGGACGGTTCTTCGTTGGTCTACGCGTCCATCTGGTTCCTGTACGGTGCGGTGACGCTGGCGACCCTGGGTTTGGCCTACCCGTGGCTGCGTGTGGCCACGACGCGCTACTTCGCACGTCACGCACGGTTCGGTTCCACCGCATTTTCCTTCGACGCCGGCGCGGGGCGTCTGTTCCCTTTGTGGCTGGTGGTGATCACGCCGGCGCTGGTCGCGGGCATCCTGTTCGTGACGTTGAATCGGGAGGCCTTCGAGTTGGTGGGTGCCGCCTGGAGCGACTACCTCGGGAAGCTCGACAGGGAGGCTCTCGGGGAGGTCTGGCGGTCACTGGCCCAGGTCGACTACCGGGCGGGTTGGCTGCTTGCGCTCAGCCTGGTCCTGCTGACCTGGTATCGGGTGAACCAGTTCCGTTACCTGTTGAGCGCGGTGCGCGTGGGCGAGGTCCGGCTGGATTCCAGGTTGACCACGCGGACCGTGTACGTTCTCCAGGCCGTGTTCTACGTCTGTATCGTCGGCGCCCTCGTGCTCTTGTGGGTTATGGGGGTGGGCACGGCGACGATGGTCGTCAGGCGGACGGGTTGGACGGATGCGACCTCGATCCTGATCATCTTCGGCGGCCTGACCGGCCTCGTCTATTTTCTCTACGGGTTTGCCAGGAAGCTGTTCCTGGAGGTCCCCTTGCTCAAGCTCGCGTGCACGACGCTGCTGCTGGAGCGGCCCGAAGCCCTGGAGCGGACGGCGCAATCCACGGCGGCCCTGCCGGGTCATGGGGAAGGGCTCGCCGACGCCCTGGACGTGGGCGGTTTTTGAGATCCCATGCGCTACCTGGCCACCTACTACGATGGCTTGACGGCCCAGGCCCGGCCCGTGGCCATCGCGGTGACGGATACGGGAGTTGTCATTTCCGCGCTGCACGGAGCCGTGCTGGCGCATTGGCCCGCCGAAGGCGTCCTCCTCGCGGAGCGGCCGCGTGGCGGCGAGCCGATAAGGCTCGGTCTGGAAGGCACCACCGAGCGGCTGGTCGTCGATGACCCGGGCGTGTTGGAGACGCTTCGGCCGGTGTCGCCCCGACTCTATCAGCGGGTGCGGACGTCCTGGCGCGGCCTCGCCAGGATCGTGGGGTGGGCGGGCGCGGCCGCGGGCTCCATGGCCGTCATCCTTCTTTTCGTCGTGCCCGCCCTGTCGGAACAACTGGCCGCGGTGACCCCGGACACGGTCAGGGAACGCATCGGCGGCGCGACGTTGGCGCAGCTTGTGCGTCTTGTGAAGATTGACCGAAGCGGGTCCGCGGGGACGCAACGGCCCTACTGCAGCGACAGGCCGGGGCGGGCCGCCCTCGAGGCGCTGACGGCCCGCCTCACGGCGGACATGACCGCGCCGCCGGCGCTAAGGCCGGTGGTGTTGAATACGAAGCTGGTCAACGCCTTCGCGCTGCCGGGCAACTTCATCGTGTTGACCAAAGGGTTGATCGAAAGCGCCGTGGATGCGGAGGAAGTGGCGGGCGTGGTCGCTCACGAGATCGGCCACATTGCGCACGACCACGGTATCCAGCGGCTGTACCGCTCCGCCGCGTTCGGGGTGCTGACGAGCTTGATGATCGGCGACGTGGCCGGAGGCCTTCTGGTGGCGGGGTTGGGCGAGTTGATGCTCGACAGCGGTTACTCGCGGGAGGCCGAGCGCGAAGCCGACCGCTATGCGCTGGAACGTCTGGGCGCCGCGGGAATCGACTCCAGGGGGTTCGAAGCGTTCTTTGTGCGGTTGCAGGCGCAAGAGGAAGAGCGGCGGGGGAAGGGCGGAAGCGCGCTTCCCGGGATCCTCTCGACGCACCCGCCCCACGCCGAGCGAATCCAGGCCGTGCGCCGCGCGGCGCGGTCCGAGGGCAAGGTCTTCGAAGACTCGCGCCAGTGGCCGAGTCTCCTTCTTATCTGTCGAACCACGGACTCGGGTTCCTCGACGATCTTGCACGGCCGGTAGAAACGGCCGGAAGGGTCTGGTGTTCAGCCCAGCGGGTTGAAGAACGCCTTGGTGCCGCGCGCCTCCACCGCGTGGCCGATGCGTTCGAGGGCGTGGACGTAGGCGGCGGTGCGCATGCTCACGGCCTTGTCCCGGGCCACCTCCCAGATGCCGCGGGTCTCGGGGTCCATGATGGCCCTGAGCTTCGTGTGCACTTCCTCCACCGGCCAGTAGTAGCCGGCCTTGTTCTGCACCCACTCGAAGTAGGAGACCGTCACCCCGCCCGAGTTGGCCAGGATGTCCGGGACCACGATGATGCCCTTCTGGTCGAGGATGGCGTCGCCCGCCGGCGTTACCGGGCCGTTGGCCAGCTCCAGGATCACCGGCGCCTGGATGGCGGCGGCGTTGTCCTCGGTGATCTGGTTCTCCACCGCCGCCGGGATCAGCACGTCGCACTCCGCTTCCAGGAGCGCGGCGTTGTCGAGCTCGCGCGCGCGGCCGCGGGTGGGCGCGCCGGCCAGGCTGCGGGTGCGATCCTTGTGCTCCATGACCGCGTAGGGGTCCATGCCGTCGGGGTCGTAGATGGCGGCGCCCGAGTCGGACAGCCCGACGATCCGGTAGCCGTCGTCGTGGAGCAGGCGCGCGCAGTGGAACGACGCGTTGCCGAACCCCTGGAGGACGATGCGCGTTTTCTCCGGGCTGATGCCCAACTCGTCTCTCAGTTCGCGCAGCACGTAGAAGCCGCCCCGTCCGGTGGCGTCGTCGCGTCCCAGCGAGCCGCCAAGCGCCACCGGCTTGCCGGTGATGATGGCCGGGCTGGGATGGCCGGTGATGTTGCCGTACTCGTCCGCCATCCACGCCATGACGATGCCGTTGGTGTACATGTCCGGCGCGGGGATGTCGCGTTCGGGGCCGATGAAGCGCGCGAAGGCCTGCACGTAGGCGCGGCTCAGCCGCTCCAGCTCCGCCCGGGACAGAGTCTTGACGTCCACCGACACACCGCCCTTGGCGCCGCCGAAGGGCAGGTTCACCACCGCGCACTTGAAGGTCATCCAGAACGCGAGCGTCATCACCTCGTCGACGTTCACCGCGGGATGGAAGCGGATGCCGCCCTTGGTGGGACCGCGGGTGTCGTCGTAGCGGCAGCGCCACGCCTTGAAACCCTTGCGCGAGCCGTCGTCCATGCGCACCAGCAGGGTGGCGGCCAGCGTTTCCTTGGGATAGCGGAGCTGCTCGATGATCTCGCGCTCGATGTCGACGTGGCGGGCGGCGTTTTCCAGGCGCTGCCGCGCGGTGGTGAAGAGGTCGGTGGCCATGTGCGCTTGCTCCTTTCAAACCCGGTCGTTGATGAATCGTCCCTGATACCAGTAAAGCAGAAAACCCGGCCCAACAAGAATTTTCCGTGGCGGCGGCTCTTGAAAAGGAGAACGCCTAATGCCTATTGTGCGCGTTTTGTGTGTGGTATTCTTCCCTTTTGGAGTATACTTGTATCGACAGGAGAGTCTTAGAGAAGAGACACGAATACTTTGGGAGGTAGTCATGAGCAAAGAAGTGTCAGAGACCGGCAACGACCCTGGGCGCACCCCGGGCATGATGTCTCTCCAAACCGACGAAGAAGGCCTGGACAACGCGGCGCCGATCTTTCCGTCCGAGCGCTACAAGGCACTGTCGGCCAAGCATCTGCCGGAAATCCCGCAACTGGAGAAGCTGCCCGCCGACGACCGGTTCGCCATGCAGGTGGTGGCCAGCGTGCTGCCTTTCCGCTCCAACCGGTACGTGATCGACAACCTCATCGACTGGGACCGGGTGCCCGACGACCCCGTCTATCAGATGACCTTCCCGCAGCAGGACATGCTCGAGGCGGTGGACTTCTCGCGCATGGCCGACCTCATGCGGCGCGACGCTTCCGCCAAGGAGATCAAGGAAGGCGCCCACGAGATCCGCGAGAAGCTCAATCCGCACCCCGCCGGGCAGCGCGAGCTGAACATCCCGCAGGTCGGGCACGAGACGATTAACGGTCTCCAGCACAAGTACCGCGAGACCGTGCTGTTCTTCCCCAGCCAAGGGCAGACCTGCCATGCCTACTGCACCTTCTGCTTCCGCTGGGCCCAGTTCGTGGGTGACAACACCCTGAAGATCGTCGCCAAGGAGGCGGACGGCCTGCACGACTACCTGGCCGCGCATCCCGACGTGACCGATCTGCTGGTGACGGGCGGCGATCCCATGATCATGAAGACCGCGGTGTTCGCCCAGTACCTGGAGCCGTTCGTGGAAGACCCGCGGCTCGCCCACATCCAGGACATCCGCATCGGCACCAAGTCACTGACCTTCTGGCCCGCCCGCTTCGTCGGCGACGACGACGCCGACGACATGCTGCGCCTGCTGGAGAAGATCGTGAAGGCCGGCAAGCACGTGGCCATCATGGCTCACTTCAACCACTGGCAGGAGCTGGAGACCAAAGTGGTGCGGGAGGCCATCCGCCGCCTGCGCGACGCCGGCGCGGTGATCCGCTGCCAGGCGCCGCTGCTCGCTCACATCAACGACTCCTCGGACGTGTGGATCCGCATGTGGGAGGAAGAGGTGCGGCTGGGGATGATCCCCTACTACATGTTCGTGGAGCGCGACACCGGCGCGCGCAACTACTTCGAGGTGCCGCTGGAGCGCTGCTGCGACATCTTCCAGAACGCCTACAAGTTCGTCTCCGGCCTGTCCCGCACCGTGCGCGGCCCGAGCATGAGCGCCACCCCGGGCAAGGTGGAGGTCCAGGACGTGCAGGAGATCGCCGGCGAGAAGGTGTTCATCCTCCGCTTCCTCCAGGGACGCAACCCCGACTGGGTCGGACGCCCCTTCTTCGCCGCCTACGACCCCGAGGCCACCTGGTTCGACCAGTTGCGCCCCGCCTTCGGCCAGGAGAAGTTCTTCTTCACCGACGAATTCAACGCGATGGTGGAGGGGAAGTGGCCGACCACCAAGCACTGAGCTCGAACGCAACGAGACTAGAAGGGGGGCGGTGTGCATGCACCGTCCCCCTTCTTTCGTTCCAACTGGGTCCGTTGCGGCCGTTCAAGCCAGAGAGTCGGCCACCTTGACAATCTCGGCTGTCGTAAAGTCCCAGTCGGCGGCCTGCTTCGAAAGGAATGCCTGCGTTGCCGGATCCACGTTCGTGGCGTCGCCTTCGTTGAAGTAGGAGAGGGCCTTGACCGCTTCGGTTGGAGGAAACCGCGGTCCGTAGAGGGTTCCCGCCGCGCCGAGTCCCTCTTTGAGTGGCACACCGGCTCGCAGAATAGCCGCCAGATCG from Deltaproteobacteria bacterium includes these protein-coding regions:
- a CDS encoding DUF898 family protein, producing MKDDAEAAGGRMNARGPAAAAVAFDGRRGELAALLLRNLLLTLATLGIYRFWAKTRVRGFVWRHVKLLGEPLEYLGSGTELLVGFLVVLVILAPLTSAYSLLPLLLPEGIPYQGLALQVLYYTLLGFLVQVAVYRVRRYRLTRTAWRGVRFGLDGSSLVYASIWFLYGAVTLATLGLAYPWLRVATTRYFARHARFGSTAFSFDAGAGRLFPLWLVVITPALVAGILFVTLNREAFELVGAAWSDYLGKLDREALGEVWRSLAQVDYRAGWLLALSLVLLTWYRVNQFRYLLSAVRVGEVRLDSRLTTRTVYVLQAVFYVCIVGALVLLWVMGVGTATMVVRRTGWTDATSILIIFGGLTGLVYFLYGFARKLFLEVPLLKLACTTLLLERPEALERTAQSTAALPGHGEGLADALDVGGF
- a CDS encoding M48 family metallopeptidase, encoding MRYLATYYDGLTAQARPVAIAVTDTGVVISALHGAVLAHWPAEGVLLAERPRGGEPIRLGLEGTTERLVVDDPGVLETLRPVSPRLYQRVRTSWRGLARIVGWAGAAAGSMAVILLFVVPALSEQLAAVTPDTVRERIGGATLAQLVRLVKIDRSGSAGTQRPYCSDRPGRAALEALTARLTADMTAPPALRPVVLNTKLVNAFALPGNFIVLTKGLIESAVDAEEVAGVVAHEIGHIAHDHGIQRLYRSAAFGVLTSLMIGDVAGGLLVAGLGELMLDSGYSREAEREADRYALERLGAAGIDSRGFEAFFVRLQAQEEERRGKGGSALPGILSTHPPHAERIQAVRRAARSEGKVFEDSRQWPSLLLICRTTDSGSSTILHGR
- a CDS encoding Glu/Leu/Phe/Val dehydrogenase, producing MATDLFTTARQRLENAARHVDIEREIIEQLRYPKETLAATLLVRMDDGSRKGFKAWRCRYDDTRGPTKGGIRFHPAVNVDEVMTLAFWMTFKCAVVNLPFGGAKGGVSVDVKTLSRAELERLSRAYVQAFARFIGPERDIPAPDMYTNGIVMAWMADEYGNITGHPSPAIITGKPVALGGSLGRDDATGRGGFYVLRELRDELGISPEKTRIVLQGFGNASFHCARLLHDDGYRIVGLSDSGAAIYDPDGMDPYAVMEHKDRTRSLAGAPTRGRARELDNAALLEAECDVLIPAAVENQITEDNAAAIQAPVILELANGPVTPAGDAILDQKGIIVVPDILANSGGVTVSYFEWVQNKAGYYWPVEEVHTKLRAIMDPETRGIWEVARDKAVSMRTAAYVHALERIGHAVEARGTKAFFNPLG
- a CDS encoding lysine 2,3-aminomutase, which encodes MSLQTDEEGLDNAAPIFPSERYKALSAKHLPEIPQLEKLPADDRFAMQVVASVLPFRSNRYVIDNLIDWDRVPDDPVYQMTFPQQDMLEAVDFSRMADLMRRDASAKEIKEGAHEIREKLNPHPAGQRELNIPQVGHETINGLQHKYRETVLFFPSQGQTCHAYCTFCFRWAQFVGDNTLKIVAKEADGLHDYLAAHPDVTDLLVTGGDPMIMKTAVFAQYLEPFVEDPRLAHIQDIRIGTKSLTFWPARFVGDDDADDMLRLLEKIVKAGKHVAIMAHFNHWQELETKVVREAIRRLRDAGAVIRCQAPLLAHINDSSDVWIRMWEEEVRLGMIPYYMFVERDTGARNYFEVPLERCCDIFQNAYKFVSGLSRTVRGPSMSATPGKVEVQDVQEIAGEKVFILRFLQGRNPDWVGRPFFAAYDPEATWFDQLRPAFGQEKFFFTDEFNAMVEGKWPTTKH